The proteins below come from a single Panicum hallii strain FIL2 chromosome 7, PHallii_v3.1, whole genome shotgun sequence genomic window:
- the LOC112899749 gene encoding mitochondrial uncoupling protein 3: MPTNNAEAGGGRRGTLAKVSLSSVSAAMAEASTYPLDALKTRLQLHRSPGGAGGGGVIRVAAELARDGGVYRGFSPAVLRHLMYTPLRIVGYEHLRSTLASGGREAGVAEKALAGGLSGVSAQVVASPADLIKVRMQADSRLLSQGIQPRYSGITDAFTKIIRAEGFLGLWKGVVPNAQRAFLVNIGELTCYDQAKHFIIRKQICDDNLYAHTLASVASGLSATTLSCPADVIKTRMMNQGKEGKALYRNSYDCLVKTVRHEGITALWKGFLPTWARLGPWQFVFWVSYEKLRRASGISSF, encoded by the exons ATGCCAACCAACAACgccgaggccggcggcggccgccgggggACCCTGGCCAAGGTCTCCCTCTCGTCGGTCTCGGCCGCCATGGCGGAGGCCTCCACCTACCCCTTGGACGCCCTCAAGACGCGCCTCCAGCTCCACCGCAGccccggcggcgcgggcgggggcggcgtgATCCGCGTCGCGGCCGAGCTCGCCCGCGACGGCGGGGTGTACCGGGGCTTCTCCCCCGCCGTCCTCCGCCACCTGATGTACACCCCACTCCGCATCGTGGGGTACGAGCATCTCCGGTCCACCCTCGCCAGCGGGGGCCGGGAGGCCGGCGTCGCCGAAAAGGCGCTCGCCGGGGGACTCTCCGGCGTTTCTGCGCAG GTGGTAGCGAGCCCTGCTGACCTCATAAAGGTAAGGATGCAAGCAGACAGCAGGTTGTTAAGCCAAGGTATTCAACCACGGTACTCTGGAATCACAGATGCCTTCACAAAAATTATACGAGCTGAGGGCTTTCTGGGACTTTGGAAGGGGGTTGTTCCCAACGCACAACGGGCATTTCTTGTCAACATTGGTGAATTGACGTGCTACGATCAAGCAAAGCATTTCATCATTCGCAAGCAGATATGCGATGACAATCTATATGCTCACACATTGGCCTCTGTCGCGTCTGGACTGTCCGCGACAACCTTGAGCTGTCCAGCAGATGTGATCAAAACTAGGATGATGAACCAGGGGAAGGAGGGCAAAGCTCTATACAGGAATTCTTACGATTGTTTGGTCAAGACCGTCAGACATGAGGGCATAACGGCTTTGTGGAAGGGTTTCTTACCCACATGGGCGAGGCTTGGCCCATGGCAGTTTGTGTTCTGGGTTTCATACGAGAAATTGCGCCGTGCGTCAGGTATTTCATCATTCTGA
- the LOC112899748 gene encoding galactoside 2-alpha-L-fucosyltransferase-like, whose translation MAARSQLAGRSRSSAVRATTVLLTSAIVAAVLLMAAVLFGARWTPSSDAGTWVSAGVRVVMNAVSDQGAVPLATVPDPSDRLLGGLLSPDFDDRSCFSRYRAARYRRASLHALSPHLVFALRRYESLHRLCGPGTHAYARAVERLRAPPKASSGDDVAPSCSYLVWTPNAGLGNRILSITAGFLYALLTDRVLLLDGSRGDLDDLFCEPFPGSTWILPRGDLPARVKLTIDTPESLGNTLGRGEAPGGGAPWLYVHLVHNYNAQDKLFFCDDVQAQLRRVPWLVFQADNYFVPGLFVMPRFERELARMFPRRDAVFHHLGRYLFHPSNTVWDMVARYHGAYFAKADERVGIQVRTFKWAPISTDEFYAQILKCTQRENILPAVVAPAANASTGGSGGQAAAKRKAVVVVSLHGEYSEMLRNLYHEHGTAAGEAVSVFQPTHLGEQHIGDKQQNQKALAEMVLLSFSDVVVTSGVSTFGYVSQGLAGLRPWVLMRPNHGKAPNTPCRLAPTIEPCFHRPPNYDCRAKARCDTGRMVQHIRHCEDFPEGVQLLES comes from the exons ATGGCGGCACGGTCGCAGCTCGCCGGCAGGAGCAGATCGTCGGCCGTGCGGGCGACGACGGTGCTGCTGACCTCGGCCATCGTGGCGGCCGTGCTGCTCATGGCCGCCGTCCTCTTCGGCGCCCGGTGGACGCCCTCCAGCGACGCCGGGACATGGGTCTCGGCCGGAGTCCGCGTCGTCATGAACGCCG TGTCTGACCAAGGCGCCGTCCCTTTGGCGACGGTGCCGGACCCCAGCGACAGGCTCCTGGGCGGCCTCCTCTCGCCGGACTTCGACGATCGCTCCTGCTTCAGCCGCTACCGCGCCGCGCGCTATCGCCGGGCGTCCCTGCACGCGCTCTCGCCGCACCTCGTCTTCGCCCTCCGCCGGTACGAGTCCCTCCACCGCCTCTGCGGCCCCGGCACCCATGCCTACGCGCGCGCCGTCGAgcgcctccgcgcgccgcccaAGGCCTCCAGCGGCGACGACGTGGCCCCCTCGTGCAGCTACCTCGTGTGGACCCCGAACGCGGGCCTCGGCAACCGCATCCTCTCCATCACCGCCGGCTTCCTCTACGCGCTGCTCACCGaccgcgtcctcctcctcgacgGCAGCCGCGGCGACCTCGACGACCTCTTCTGCGAGCCGTTCCCGGGCTCCACGTGGATCCTGCCGCGGGGGGACCTCCCCGCCCGCGTGAAGCTCACCATCGACACCCCCGAGAGCCTCGGCAACACGCTGGGCCGCGGCGAGGCGCCCGGCGGCGGGGCACCGTGGCTGTACGTGCACCTGGTGCACAACTATAACGCCCAGGACAAGCTCTTCTTCTgcgacgacgtgcaggcccAGCTGCGGCGCGTGCCCTGGCTCGTGTTCCAGGCGGACAACTACTTCGTGCCGGGCCTGTTCGTGATGCCGCGGTTCGAGCGGGAGCTCGCGCGCATGTTCCCCCGGCGCGACGCCGTGTTCCACCACCTCGGCCGCTACCTCTTCCACCCGAGCAACACGGTGTGGGACATGGTGGCGCGGTACCACGGCGCCTACTTCGCCAAGGCGGACGAGCGCGTGGGGATCCAGGTGCGCACGTTCAAGTGGGCGCCCATCTCCACCGACGAGTTCTACGCCCAGATCCTCAAGTGCACGCAACGCGAGAACATCCTGCCCGCCGTCGTCGCGCCCGCGGCCAACGCCTCGACGGGGGGCTCCGGCGGCCAGGCGGCGGCGAAGCGCAAGGCGGTGGTCGTCGTGTCGCTGCACGGAGAGTACTCCGAGATGCTCAGGAACCTGTACCACGAgcacggcacggcggccggggagGCGGTGAGCGTGTTCCAGCCGACGCACCTGGGCGAGCAGCACATCGGCGACAAGCAGCAGAACCAGAAGGCGCTCGCGGAGATGGTGCTCCTCAGCTTCTCCGACGTGGTGGTCACCTCCGGCGTCTCGACGTTCGGGTACGTCAGCCAGGGGCTGGCCGGGCTGAGACCGTGGGTGCTGATGCGCCCCAACCACGGGAAGGCGCCCAACACGCCGTGCCGGCTGGCCCCCACCATCGAGCCGTGCTTCCACAGGCCGCCCAACTACGACTGCCGGGCCAAGGCCAGATGTGACACCGGCAGGATGGTCCAGCACATCCGGCACTGCGAGGACTTCCCGGAGGGTGTCCAGTTGCTGGAGTCATGA
- the LOC112899747 gene encoding probable fucosyltransferase 7 — MDQNKAIRSHLSPCRGLEARRRWYRAAARPTVLVVTASVAAALLMAAVLFGVRLTPSGGNSTWVSAGVRDVLKAVSNQSGQGTAGPLATVPDPGDRLLGGLLAAEFDENSCVSRYRAALYRRPSVHAISSHLVSALRRYESRHRRCGPGTPAYARAVERLRAAPNASAAPSSSAAGCSYLVWNPIEGLGNRILTITSGFLYALLTDRVLLLHSSGGALDDLFCEPFPGSTWILEEDEKFPILGMGHLTAGHHESLRSVLRRGEDPSAAPWLYVHLRHDYSKVHQDQQFFCDDVQAQLRRVPWLVFQSDNYFVPGLFLIPGLERELVRMFPRRDLVFHHLGRYLFHPSNTVWGMVTRYHDEYFAKADERVGIQVRKFRWAPISTDELYGQILNCSQREGILPVHGAAATGGFNDGQPAKQKAVLVVSLHDEYSEKLRDLYPKNGSAGREAVSVYQPTHLGAQRSGEQQHNQKALAEMVLLSFSDAVVTTAVSTFGYVGQGLAGLRPWVLMTPVDGKAPDTPCRHAATMEPCFHAPPTYDCRARANGDVGRIVRHIRHCEDFPQGVQLVE; from the exons ATGGATCAGAACAAGGCGATACGATCTCACTTGTCGCCGTGCCGTGGGCTGGAGGCACGCCGGCGGTGGTACCGAGCGGCCGCGCGGCCGACGGTGCTGGTAGTCACCGCgagcgtggcggcggcgctgctaaTGGCCGCCGTCCTCTTCGGCGTCCGGCTGACGCCTTCGGGCGGCAACAGTACCTGGGTCTCGGCCGGGGTGCGCGACGTCCTGAAAGCCG TGTCCAACCAGAGCGGCCAGGGCACCGCCGGTCCGTTGGCGACGGTGCCGGATCCCGGCGACCGGCTTCTGGGAGGACTCCTCGCGGCGGAATTCGATGAAAACTCCTGCGTCAGCCGCTACCGCGCCGCGCTCTACCGCCGGCCGTCGGTGCACGCCATCTCCTCCCACCTTGTCTCCGCGCTCCGCCGCTACGAGTCGCGGCACCGCCGCTGCGGCCCCGGCACCCCTGCCTACGCGCGCGCCGTCGAGCGCCTGCGCGCGGCGCCGAACGCATCGGCCGCTCCGTCGTCCTCGGCGGCCGGGTGCAGCTACCTCGTGTGGAACCCGATCGAGGGCCTCGGCAACCGCATCCTCACCATCACCTCCGGCTTCCTCTACGCTCTCCTCACCGACCGCGTGCTCCTCCTCCACAGCAGCGGCGGGGCCCTCGACGACCTCTTCTGCGAGCCGTTCCCGGGCTCCACGTGGATCCTGGAAGAAGATGAAAAATTCCCCATCCTCGGCATGGGGCACCTCACCGCAGGACACCACGAGAGCCTCCGCTCCGTGCTGAGGCGCGGCGAGGACCCCAGCGCGGCGCCATGGCTGTACGTCCACCTGCGGCACGACTACAGCAAGGTCCACCAGGACCAGCAGTTCTTCTgcgacgacgtgcaggcccAGCTGCGGCGCGTGCCGTGGCTCGTGTTCCAGTCGGACAACTACTTCGTGCCGGGGCTGTTCCTGATCCCAGGGCTCGAGCGGGAGCTCGTGCGCATGTTCCCGCGCCGCGACCTCGTGTTCCACCACCTCGGCCGCTACCTCTTCCACCCGAGCAACACGGTGTGGGGCATGGTGACGCGGTACCACGACGAGTACTTCGCCAAGGCGGACGAGCGCGTGGGCATCCAGGTGCGCAAGTTCCGCTGGGCGCCCATCTCGACCGACGAGCTCTACGGCCAGATCCTCAACTGCTCGCAGCGCGAGGGCATCCTGCCCGtccacggcgccgccgccaccggggGCTTCAACGACGGCCAGCCGGCGAAACAGAAGGCCGTGCTCGTCGTGTCCCTGCACGACGAGTACTCCGAGAAGCTCAGGGACCTGTACCCCAAGAACGGCTCGGCGGGCAGGGAGGCGGTGAGCGTGTACCAGCCGACGCACCTGGGAGCGCAGCGATCCGGCGAGCAGCAGCACAACCAGAAGGCGCTCGCGGAGATGGTGCTGCTCAGCTTCTCGGACGCGGTGGTCACCACCGCCGTCTCGACGTTCGGATACGTCGGCCAGGGGCTGGCGGGGCTGAGACCGTGGGTGCTCATGACCCCCGTCGACGGGAAGGCGCCCGACACGCCGTGCCGGCACGCCGCTACCATGGAGCCGTGCTTCCACGCGCCGCCGACCTATGACTGTCGCGCGAGGGCCAACGGTGACGTCGGCAGGATTGTGCGGCACATCAGACACTGCGAGGACTTCCCGCAGGGTGTGCAGTTGGTGGAGTGA